The proteins below are encoded in one region of Zootoca vivipara chromosome 10, rZooViv1.1, whole genome shotgun sequence:
- the LUC7L2 gene encoding putative RNA-binding protein Luc7-like 2 isoform X2, translated as MPAYFILQGSVRKAPHSPSRDTTRQRIKFSDDRVCKSHLLNCCPHDVLSGTRMDLGECLKVHDLALRADYEIASKEQDFFFELDAMDHLQSFIADCDRRTEVAKKRLAETQEEISAEVAAKAERVHELNEEIGKLLAKVEQLGADGNVEESQKVMDEVEKARAKKREAEEVYRNSMPASSFQQQKLRVCEVCSAYLGLHDNDRRLADHFGGKLHLGFIEIREKLEELRRIVADKQEKRNQERLKRREEREKEEREKLRRSRSHSKNPKRSRSRDRRRHRSRSSSRERKKRTRSRSREKRHRHRSRSTSRSRSRSHQRSRHSSRDRSRERSSKKRSSKERASRDQERSRDRNRTSHDKERSPREKSPKDRDCKDRKRSYESANGRSEDRRSSEEREAGEI; from the exons ATGCCTGCCTACTTCATTCTGCAAGGGAGTGTCAGAAAGGCCCCGCATTCGCCGAGCC GGGATACCACCCGTCAGCGAATCAAATTCAGTGATGACAGAGTGTGCAAAAGTCATCTTCTCAACTGCTGCCCTCATGATGTCCTCTCTGGAACA aGGATGGACCTTGGAGAATGTCTGAAGGTGCACGACTTGGCATTAAGAGCCGATTATGAAATTGCTTCCAAAGAACAAGACTTTTTCTTTGAGCTTGAc gCAATGGATCATCTACAGTCATTCATTGCTGATTGTGATCGAAGAACTGAAGTGGCAAAGAAAAGACTGGCTGAAACCCAAGAAGAAATCAGTGCTGAAGTTGCAGCCAAA GCTGAAAGAGTCCATGAATTGAATGAGGAAATTggaaagctgcttgcaaaggTAGAACAACTTGGAGCTGATGGAAATGTGGAAGAATCTCAGAAAGTAATGGATGAAGTGGAGAAAGCAAGGGCaaagaaaagagaagcagag GAAGTGTACAGGAATTCCATGCCAGCTTCCAGCTTTCAGCAACAGAAGCTTCGAGTATGTGAAGTATGCTCAGCATATCTTGGTCTACATGATAATGACAGGCGGCTTGCTGATCATTTCGGAGGAAAATTGCACTTGGGCTTTATTGAAATAAGAGAGAAGCTTGAAGAACTCAGG AGAATTGTGGCTGATAAGCAAGAGAAACGAAACCAAGAACGTCTAAAGCgtagggaagaaagagagaaggaagaaagggaaaagcTAAGGAG ATCTCGATCTCATAGCAAGAACCCTAAAAG GTCAAGATCCCGAGATCGCCGTAGACATCGATCTCGTTCTTCCTCACGTGAGCGAAAGAAAAGAACTCGCTCCAGATCCCGTGAGAAACGTCACCGTCACAGGTCTCGTTCCACCAGTCGCAGCAGGAGCCGCAGCCACCAGAGAAGCAGGCATAGCTCCCGGGACAGGAGCAGAGAACGCAGTTCTAAAAAAAG ATCCTCAAAAGAAAGAGCTTCCAGAGATCAAGAACGATCAAGAGACCGTAACAGAACATCACATGACAAAGAAAGGAGCCCCAGAGAAAAGTCACCTAAAGACCGAGATTGCAAAGACAGGAAGCGTTCCTATGAAAGTGCTAATGGCAGATCAGAAGACAGGAGAAGCTCAGAAGAGCGTGAAGCAGGAGAAATATAA
- the LUC7L2 gene encoding putative RNA-binding protein Luc7-like 2 isoform X1: protein MSAQAQMRAMLDQLMGTSRDGDTTRQRIKFSDDRVCKSHLLNCCPHDVLSGTRMDLGECLKVHDLALRADYEIASKEQDFFFELDAMDHLQSFIADCDRRTEVAKKRLAETQEEISAEVAAKAERVHELNEEIGKLLAKVEQLGADGNVEESQKVMDEVEKARAKKREAEEVYRNSMPASSFQQQKLRVCEVCSAYLGLHDNDRRLADHFGGKLHLGFIEIREKLEELRRIVADKQEKRNQERLKRREEREKEEREKLRRSRSHSKNPKRSRSRDRRRHRSRSSSRERKKRTRSRSREKRHRHRSRSTSRSRSRSHQRSRHSSRDRSRERSSKKRSSKERASRDQERSRDRNRTSHDKERSPREKSPKDRDCKDRKRSYESANGRSEDRRSSEEREAGEI, encoded by the exons GGGATACCACCCGTCAGCGAATCAAATTCAGTGATGACAGAGTGTGCAAAAGTCATCTTCTCAACTGCTGCCCTCATGATGTCCTCTCTGGAACA aGGATGGACCTTGGAGAATGTCTGAAGGTGCACGACTTGGCATTAAGAGCCGATTATGAAATTGCTTCCAAAGAACAAGACTTTTTCTTTGAGCTTGAc gCAATGGATCATCTACAGTCATTCATTGCTGATTGTGATCGAAGAACTGAAGTGGCAAAGAAAAGACTGGCTGAAACCCAAGAAGAAATCAGTGCTGAAGTTGCAGCCAAA GCTGAAAGAGTCCATGAATTGAATGAGGAAATTggaaagctgcttgcaaaggTAGAACAACTTGGAGCTGATGGAAATGTGGAAGAATCTCAGAAAGTAATGGATGAAGTGGAGAAAGCAAGGGCaaagaaaagagaagcagag GAAGTGTACAGGAATTCCATGCCAGCTTCCAGCTTTCAGCAACAGAAGCTTCGAGTATGTGAAGTATGCTCAGCATATCTTGGTCTACATGATAATGACAGGCGGCTTGCTGATCATTTCGGAGGAAAATTGCACTTGGGCTTTATTGAAATAAGAGAGAAGCTTGAAGAACTCAGG AGAATTGTGGCTGATAAGCAAGAGAAACGAAACCAAGAACGTCTAAAGCgtagggaagaaagagagaaggaagaaagggaaaagcTAAGGAG ATCTCGATCTCATAGCAAGAACCCTAAAAG GTCAAGATCCCGAGATCGCCGTAGACATCGATCTCGTTCTTCCTCACGTGAGCGAAAGAAAAGAACTCGCTCCAGATCCCGTGAGAAACGTCACCGTCACAGGTCTCGTTCCACCAGTCGCAGCAGGAGCCGCAGCCACCAGAGAAGCAGGCATAGCTCCCGGGACAGGAGCAGAGAACGCAGTTCTAAAAAAAG ATCCTCAAAAGAAAGAGCTTCCAGAGATCAAGAACGATCAAGAGACCGTAACAGAACATCACATGACAAAGAAAGGAGCCCCAGAGAAAAGTCACCTAAAGACCGAGATTGCAAAGACAGGAAGCGTTCCTATGAAAGTGCTAATGGCAGATCAGAAGACAGGAGAAGCTCAGAAGAGCGTGAAGCAGGAGAAATATAA
- the LUC7L2 gene encoding putative RNA-binding protein Luc7-like 2 isoform X3, which translates to MDLGECLKVHDLALRADYEIASKEQDFFFELDAMDHLQSFIADCDRRTEVAKKRLAETQEEISAEVAAKAERVHELNEEIGKLLAKVEQLGADGNVEESQKVMDEVEKARAKKREAEEVYRNSMPASSFQQQKLRVCEVCSAYLGLHDNDRRLADHFGGKLHLGFIEIREKLEELRRIVADKQEKRNQERLKRREEREKEEREKLRRSRSHSKNPKRSRSRDRRRHRSRSSSRERKKRTRSRSREKRHRHRSRSTSRSRSRSHQRSRHSSRDRSRERSSKKRSSKERASRDQERSRDRNRTSHDKERSPREKSPKDRDCKDRKRSYESANGRSEDRRSSEEREAGEI; encoded by the exons ATGGACCTTGGAGAATGTCTGAAGGTGCACGACTTGGCATTAAGAGCCGATTATGAAATTGCTTCCAAAGAACAAGACTTTTTCTTTGAGCTTGAc gCAATGGATCATCTACAGTCATTCATTGCTGATTGTGATCGAAGAACTGAAGTGGCAAAGAAAAGACTGGCTGAAACCCAAGAAGAAATCAGTGCTGAAGTTGCAGCCAAA GCTGAAAGAGTCCATGAATTGAATGAGGAAATTggaaagctgcttgcaaaggTAGAACAACTTGGAGCTGATGGAAATGTGGAAGAATCTCAGAAAGTAATGGATGAAGTGGAGAAAGCAAGGGCaaagaaaagagaagcagag GAAGTGTACAGGAATTCCATGCCAGCTTCCAGCTTTCAGCAACAGAAGCTTCGAGTATGTGAAGTATGCTCAGCATATCTTGGTCTACATGATAATGACAGGCGGCTTGCTGATCATTTCGGAGGAAAATTGCACTTGGGCTTTATTGAAATAAGAGAGAAGCTTGAAGAACTCAGG AGAATTGTGGCTGATAAGCAAGAGAAACGAAACCAAGAACGTCTAAAGCgtagggaagaaagagagaaggaagaaagggaaaagcTAAGGAG ATCTCGATCTCATAGCAAGAACCCTAAAAG GTCAAGATCCCGAGATCGCCGTAGACATCGATCTCGTTCTTCCTCACGTGAGCGAAAGAAAAGAACTCGCTCCAGATCCCGTGAGAAACGTCACCGTCACAGGTCTCGTTCCACCAGTCGCAGCAGGAGCCGCAGCCACCAGAGAAGCAGGCATAGCTCCCGGGACAGGAGCAGAGAACGCAGTTCTAAAAAAAG ATCCTCAAAAGAAAGAGCTTCCAGAGATCAAGAACGATCAAGAGACCGTAACAGAACATCACATGACAAAGAAAGGAGCCCCAGAGAAAAGTCACCTAAAGACCGAGATTGCAAAGACAGGAAGCGTTCCTATGAAAGTGCTAATGGCAGATCAGAAGACAGGAGAAGCTCAGAAGAGCGTGAAGCAGGAGAAATATAA
- the POLDIP3 gene encoding polymerase delta-interacting protein 3, translating into MADLSLDELIRKRGVSVNTKGRLNTRPLFGGRPQIGVQQTFLSRSAPSVGFQRTFDARQKIGLTDARHKIGVKDAREKLLQKDARFKIQGKVQDAREMLNSRKQQVTKVVDAREKISLKRSTPSAAIVKAAVETVAPAMKITKTIQQKAATPLHTHPACMKVNIVNNHTNKQSQYDVEDDEETVSPLPNKQMKITTANSFLHSAAGLSGNKFSLSKTVPLTKVVQNDAYTAPTAPPSPIRTKALTNMSRTLVTKEEPPKEPPPPVEPAFSPLEGTKMTVNNLHPRVTEEDIVELFCVCGALKRARLVHPGMAEVVFVKKEDAITAYKKYNNRCLDGQPMKCNLHMNGNIITSDQPILLRLSDTPSVKKEGEPRRTSVGTASNPPAEVDPDTILKALFKSSGTSASVQPTEFKIKL; encoded by the exons ATGGCGGACTTGTCTCTGGACGAGCTGATCCGGAAACGCGGCGTCAGTGTGAACACGAAGGGAAG GCTGAACACAAGACCATTATTTGGTGGTAGACCtcaaattggagtccaacaaacttTTCTAAGCAGATCAGCACCAAGTGTTGGTTTCCAGAGGACATTTGATGCACGGCAGAAGATTGGCCTTACTGATGCCCGACACAAAATTGGCGTGAAAGATGCCCGGGAGAAACTGCTTCAGAAAGATGCCAGGTTTAAAATCCAAGGAAAAGTGCAAGACGCCCGGGAAATGCTTAATTCCCGAAAGCAGCAAgtgaccaaagttgttgatgcCAGAGAGAAGATCAGTCTGAAAAGGAGCACTCCTAGTGCAGCCATTGTGAAAGCTGCTGTGGAAACGGTGGCCCCTGCCATGAAGATCACAAAAACAATTCAA CAGAAGGCTGCAACTCCATTGCACACTCATCCTGCATGCATGAAGGTCAACATTGTGAACAATCACACAAACAAACAG TCTCAATATGATGTAGAAGATGATGAAGAAACTGTATCTCCCCTTCCTAATAAGCAAATGAAGATCACTACCGCAAACAGCTTCCTGCACAGTGCG GCTGGACTCAGTGGCAACAAGTTCTCTCTGTCAAAGACAGTCCCCCTCACAAAGGTTGTGCAGAATGATGCCTATACGGCCCCCACAGCTCCACCGTCCCCCATCCGGACAAAGGCCCTGACTAACATGTCCCGAACCTTGGTGACAAAGGAAGAACCCCCCAAAGAGCCACCACCACCAGTTGAG CCGGCCTTCAGCCCATTAGAAGGTACTAAAATGACTGTGAATAATCTGCACCCTCGAGTCACTGAAGAGGATATTGTT GAGTTGTTCTGTGTATGTGGTGCCTTAAAGCGAGCCCGTTTAGTGCACCCCGGAATGGCTGAGGTGGTGTTTGTGAAAAAGGAAGATGCCATTACtgcgtataagaaatacaacaacAGATGCTTGGATG GCCAGCCGATGAAATGCAACCTTCATATGAATGGGAATATCATCACATCAGACCAACCTATCTTGCT TCGATTGAGTGACACCCCCTCAGTGAAGAAGGAAGGTGAACCACGTCGGACAAGTGTAGGAACCGCCTCAAATCCACCAGCTGAAGTGGATCCTGATACTATCTTAAAAGCACTCTTCAAATCCTCAGGGACCTCCGCCTCTGTGCaacctacagagttcaaaatcaaaCTTTGA